The following proteins are encoded in a genomic region of Ornithinibacillus sp. 4-3:
- the glyQ gene encoding glycine--tRNA ligase subunit alpha, protein MNIQKMILTLQKYWSEQNCLLVQAYDTEKGAGTMSPMTLLRSLGPEPWNVAYVEPSRRPADGRYGENPNRLYQHHQFQVIMKPSPANIQELYLKSLETLGIDPLLHDIRFVEDNWENPTLGAAGLGWEVWLDGMEITQFTYFQQIGGIETNPVAVEITYGIERLASYIQDEENVFDLEWGPGVTVRDIFMQPEFEHSTYTFDESNTDTLFQLFTLYEQEAKDTMEKNLVFPAYDYVLKCSHTFNLLDAKGVLSVNERTAYIGRVRNLARSIAKAYISKREELGFPMLKGGNESDK, encoded by the coding sequence ATGAACATTCAAAAAATGATTCTAACGTTACAAAAATATTGGTCAGAGCAAAACTGTTTATTAGTGCAAGCATATGATACGGAAAAAGGAGCCGGTACGATGTCGCCAATGACATTATTACGTAGTCTCGGTCCAGAACCATGGAATGTAGCATATGTAGAGCCATCTCGCCGCCCTGCTGACGGGAGATATGGAGAAAACCCGAATAGATTGTATCAGCATCATCAATTCCAGGTAATTATGAAACCATCTCCTGCAAATATTCAGGAATTATATTTAAAATCATTAGAGACTTTAGGAATTGATCCTTTACTGCATGATATCCGTTTTGTAGAGGATAACTGGGAAAACCCTACTCTTGGAGCGGCAGGCTTAGGCTGGGAAGTATGGTTAGATGGAATGGAAATTACGCAGTTTACGTATTTCCAACAGATTGGTGGAATTGAAACAAATCCAGTTGCTGTTGAAATCACTTACGGAATTGAACGATTGGCATCCTATATTCAAGATGAGGAAAATGTCTTTGATTTAGAGTGGGGACCAGGAGTAACAGTGAGAGATATTTTCATGCAGCCGGAATTTGAACATTCTACTTATACGTTTGATGAATCAAATACAGATACATTATTCCAATTATTTACGTTATACGAACAGGAAGCTAAGGACACGATGGAAAAGAATCTTGTCTTTCCAGCGTATGATTATGTTCTAAAATGCTCACATACCTTTAATTTGTTAGATGCTAAAGGTGTTTTATCTGTAAATGAGCGAACAGCTTATATTGGGCGAGTTCGTAATTTAGCAAGAAGTATTGCAAAAGCATATATTTCTAAAAGAGAAGAACTTGGATTCCCAATGCTGAAGGGAGGAAATGAAAGTGACAAATAA
- the recO gene encoding DNA repair protein RecO encodes MLEKMNGIIIKTQDYGETHKLVTIFSKKLGKFTALARGAKKPKSRMAAVTQPFVYGEFFVYVNTGLSTIQQGEILDSYRQVREDIIKTAYAAYIGELSDKLLESKKPVPHLFDQFLQTLDWMKTHDEVTIPIMMYEMKIFEEGGFSPVVHHCVNCGKKEAPFLFSIKEGGLLCRNCHSLDINGIPMSNTLVKLIYTFAKVGLEQVGTISVKEENEKILRKILDAYYDQYGGHYLKTKKFLSQIDLLK; translated from the coding sequence TTGCTTGAAAAAATGAATGGTATTATTATAAAGACGCAAGATTACGGTGAAACACATAAACTAGTGACCATTTTCAGTAAGAAACTTGGAAAATTCACCGCATTGGCTCGAGGTGCAAAAAAACCTAAAAGTAGAATGGCTGCCGTAACGCAGCCATTTGTCTATGGAGAATTTTTTGTCTATGTAAATACAGGACTTAGTACGATTCAACAAGGAGAAATCCTTGATTCTTATCGCCAGGTTCGTGAGGATATTATTAAAACAGCTTATGCAGCATATATTGGTGAGCTCTCGGATAAATTATTAGAAAGTAAAAAGCCAGTGCCTCACTTATTTGATCAATTTTTGCAAACATTAGATTGGATGAAAACACATGATGAGGTGACAATCCCTATCATGATGTATGAAATGAAAATATTTGAGGAGGGTGGCTTCAGCCCAGTTGTACATCATTGTGTTAATTGCGGAAAAAAAGAAGCACCATTTCTGTTTTCGATTAAGGAAGGTGGCTTGCTCTGCCGAAATTGCCATAGTCTTGATATAAACGGTATTCCAATGTCTAACACATTAGTTAAGCTCATCTATACTTTTGCAAAGGTTGGCTTAGAACAGGTTGGTACTATTTCAGTAAAAGAAGAGAATGAAAAAATCCTAAGAAAGATATTGGATGCTTATTATGACCAATATGGTGGTCATTATTTGAAAACAAAAAAATTCTTGTCTCAAATTGATTTATTGAAATAG
- a CDS encoding YqzL family protein → MLDAWKFFCQTGHIEAYLYFKELENKKLIWTGQSNHSLSKNTDG, encoded by the coding sequence TTGTTGGACGCATGGAAATTCTTTTGTCAGACAGGTCACATCGAAGCCTATTTATATTTTAAAGAACTAGAAAATAAGAAATTAATATGGACTGGCCAAAGCAACCATTCTCTTTCTAAAAATACTGATGGATAA
- the era gene encoding GTPase Era has product MEDFKSGFIAIVGRPNVGKSTFMNRAVGQKITIISDKPQTTRNKIQGIVTDKEAQMVLIDTPGIHKPKHRLGDFMVKVAESALNEVDVVMFMVNADQGYGKGDQFILDRLQKVESPIFLIINKIDLIHPDELLSLIDLYREKLDFAEIVPISALTGNNVPRLIDTLKKYLPEGPKFYDEDQITDHPERFIISELVREKVLEYTREEIPHSVAVVIDNIEKQDDDTVLVQASIITERKSQKGILIGKQGSMLKNIGKKARLEIQSLLGSKIYLDLWVKVQRDWRDKERHLREYGFNDTDY; this is encoded by the coding sequence ATGGAAGACTTTAAATCAGGATTTATTGCAATCGTTGGACGACCAAATGTAGGGAAATCAACATTTATGAATCGCGCAGTAGGACAAAAGATAACGATTATTAGCGATAAACCGCAAACAACAAGAAATAAAATACAAGGAATTGTAACAGATAAAGAAGCACAAATGGTGCTTATTGATACTCCAGGAATTCATAAACCGAAGCATCGTCTTGGTGATTTCATGGTAAAAGTTGCCGAAAGTGCATTAAATGAAGTAGATGTTGTTATGTTTATGGTGAATGCTGATCAAGGGTATGGAAAAGGGGATCAGTTCATATTAGATCGTTTACAAAAAGTAGAAAGTCCTATTTTCTTAATTATTAACAAAATAGATCTGATTCATCCAGATGAACTACTATCACTTATTGATTTATACAGAGAAAAGCTTGATTTTGCAGAGATTGTGCCTATTTCTGCATTGACTGGTAATAATGTTCCACGTTTAATAGATACATTAAAGAAATATTTACCAGAAGGACCTAAGTTTTATGATGAAGATCAAATTACGGATCATCCAGAAAGATTTATCATTAGTGAATTAGTGCGTGAAAAAGTATTGGAATATACACGTGAGGAAATCCCACATTCTGTTGCTGTTGTGATAGATAATATTGAAAAGCAGGATGATGACACTGTACTTGTTCAGGCTTCAATCATTACAGAAAGAAAATCGCAAAAAGGTATTTTAATTGGAAAGCAAGGAAGTATGCTGAAAAATATCGGAAAAAAAGCACGTTTAGAAATTCAAAGCTTGCTAGGAAGTAAAATTTATTTGGATTTATGGGTAAAAGTTCAACGTGACTGGAGAGATAAAGAAAGACATTTACGTGAATATGGTTTTAATGACACGGATTACTAA
- a CDS encoding diacylglycerol kinase family protein, which translates to MKDKPKKKNIGFLYAKQGIVEIVKKERNFQIHLFAGIIAVLFSFIVKLSYIEWAIIILTMSSVFITEMINSAVERIIDYVKPEYHIQAKIIKDVAAGAVLVSALTAVIIGLIIFIPKIVELVN; encoded by the coding sequence TTGAAAGATAAACCGAAAAAGAAAAATATAGGCTTTCTTTATGCAAAACAGGGTATAGTAGAAATAGTAAAGAAAGAGCGTAACTTTCAAATCCATTTATTTGCTGGGATAATCGCGGTACTGTTCAGTTTTATTGTAAAGCTAAGTTATATCGAATGGGCGATAATTATTTTAACAATGAGCTCTGTGTTTATTACAGAAATGATAAACAGTGCCGTTGAAAGGATTATAGATTATGTAAAGCCTGAATATCATATCCAAGCAAAAATCATTAAAGATGTTGCAGCAGGTGCTGTATTAGTAAGTGCGCTTACAGCTGTAATTATCGGATTGATTATCTTTATACCGAAAATAGTGGAATTAGTAAATTAA
- the ybeY gene encoding rRNA maturation RNase YbeY, protein MQIDFSDQTNQLSEEDLALYEKLAQFVAQKEEVADNTELSINFVDNAEIKQLNRDYRQKDEVTDVISFALQDEAEGEVAFHMEDMPLMLGDIIISVDRAKEQAAEYNHSLQREMGFLIVHGFLHLLGYDHLTEEEEKIMFARQNELLGEFGLER, encoded by the coding sequence ATGCAAATTGACTTTTCTGATCAAACTAACCAACTTTCTGAAGAAGATCTTGCCTTGTATGAAAAACTAGCGCAATTTGTTGCCCAAAAAGAAGAAGTTGCTGATAATACTGAGTTATCCATTAACTTCGTCGATAATGCAGAAATCAAGCAGCTTAATCGAGATTATCGACAGAAAGATGAGGTAACAGATGTAATTTCTTTTGCACTACAGGATGAAGCAGAGGGTGAGGTAGCCTTTCATATGGAGGACATGCCTTTAATGCTTGGAGACATTATTATTTCTGTTGATCGTGCAAAAGAACAAGCAGCAGAATATAATCATTCCTTACAAAGAGAAATGGGTTTCTTAATCGTACACGGTTTTCTTCATTTGCTTGGTTATGATCATCTTACAGAAGAAGAAGAGAAGATTATGTTTGCAAGACAAAATGAACTTTTAGGTGAATTTGGCCTTGAAAGATAA